In Numida meleagris isolate 19003 breed g44 Domestic line unplaced genomic scaffold, NumMel1.0 unplaced_Scaffold277, whole genome shotgun sequence, a genomic segment contains:
- the LOC110391047 gene encoding uncharacterized protein LOC110391047 produces MDSVIKNLIPRRPWRPQPETSDKEGTKKELLLKKWTNGALGRFTLVLPSLLLLLLLLLVFALDPASAWKGNSYINITQAIAHNFNLSDCWVCTMMPRGGSMETPLMGIPVPFSNWSWPFDNFHHSTRPQGFHIYWAVGACGPGQHRTRLPNGEELCWGTENPLPSSTSPPPSAEQLCNENSFPRFEIQWSWESVVLNKNGSKNLGSYKDLPKNITHCPGSKGNCPIAIQIALNNSVRFGCPPKSLWWLCGDEYARKTLLESWGGACTVGALAPILSMHDRTNPLTGYLRTPWKMVGRALNPLVEKPTSFHSFVRWFIPFLGVSKLEKAIVNISATLEMIENATIDAIRGLQTEVSTLSKVVLQNRMALDLLSAKEGGVCIIINQSC; encoded by the exons ATGGATTCTGTAATTAAG aatctAATCCCGAGAAGGCCCTGGAGACCACAACCGGAGACATCGGACAAGGAAGGAACAAAGAAGGAACTGCTCCTCAAAAAATGGACAAATGGGGCACTTGGACGCTTCACGTTGGTTCTGCCTTCACTGTTGCTGCTTTTACTCTTGCTTTTGGTATTTGCTTTAGATCCTGCTTCCGCTTGGAAAGGAAATAGCTACATTAATATTACCCAAGCAATAGCACATAATTTCAACCTATCAGATTGTTGGGTCTGTACGATGATGCCAAGGGGTGGTAGCATGGAAACTCCCCTAATGGGAATTCCAGTTCCATTCTCAAATTGGAGTTGGCCATTTGATAATTTTCATCACTCTACAAGACCTCAAGGATTTCATATATATTGGGCTGTAGGTGCGTGTGGGCCTGGACAACACCGAACACGACTCCCCAATGGAGAGGAGTTGTGCTGGGGCACGGAAAACCCTTTGCCTTCATCTACAAGCCCACCACCGTCAGCAGAACAGTTGTGTaatgaaaatagttttcctaGGTTTGAAATACAATGGTCATGGGAATCAGTAGTGCTGAATAAAAACGGGAGTAAAAATTTAGGAAGCTATAAAGACCTTCCTAAGAACATTACTCATTGTCCAGGATCAAAAGGAAATTGTCCTATCGCTATACAAATAGCATTAAACAATAGCGTGAGATTTGGGTGCCCTCCTAAGAGCTTATGGTGGTTGTGTGGTGATGAATATGCAAGAAAGACTTTACTGGAAAGTTGGGGTGGTGCATGTACTGTAGGAGCCCTAGCACCGATCCTTTCTATGCATGATCGGACAAATCCCCTAACAGGATACCTCCGTACACCCTGGAAGATGGTAGGGAGGGCATTAAACCCCTTAGTGGAAAAACCCACTAGTTTCCATAGTTTCGTTAGATGGTTCATTCCCTTTCTTGGGGTAAGCAAGCTAGAAAAAGCAATTGTTAATATTTCAGCTACCCTAGAAATGATAGAAAATGCTACAATTGATGCAATTAGGGGCTTACAGACTGAAGTTTCGACTCTTAGTAAGGTGGTGCTACAAAATAGAATGGCATTGGATCTCCTGTCAGCTAAAGAAGGAGGTGTTTGCATAATAATTAATCAAAGTTGTTGA